The following are from one region of the Gambusia affinis linkage group LG02, SWU_Gaff_1.0, whole genome shotgun sequence genome:
- the LOC122842254 gene encoding isocitrate dehydrogenase [NADP], mitochondrial-like, with the protein MAGYLRALSTVLRSAAAPLSPSPAALSPSAVCIKRQQQRDHSTKRIKVDQPVVEMDGDEMTRIIWEFIKEKLILPNVEVELKYFDLGLPYRDRTDDQVTIDSALATKKYSVAVKCATITPDEARVEEFHLKKMWKSPNGTIRNILGGTVFREPILCKNIPRLVPGWTQPITIGRHAFGDQYRATDFVVDNPGKFKMVFTPADGSDPREWEVYDFQAGGCGMGMYNTDESISGFAHSCFQYSIQKRWPLYLSTKNTILKAYDGRFKDIFEDIYEKSYKPEFDKLKIWYEHRLIDDMVAQGLKSSGGFVWACKNYDGDVQSDILAQGFGSLGLMTSVLVCPDGKTIEAEAAHGTVTRHYRDHQIGKPTSTNPIASIFAWTRGLEHRGKLDGNKDLIKFCQTLEKVCVETVESGVMTKDLAGCIHGLANVKLNEHYVNTTDFLDAIKNNLDKALAK; encoded by the exons ATTCAACGAAGCGCATCAAAGTGGACCAGCCAGTGGTGGAGATGGACGGAGATGAGATGACCCGCATCATATGGGAGTTCATAAAAGAGAAG CTCATCCTACCAAATGTGGAGGTagagctgaaatattttgacCTGGGTCTGCCGTATCGCGACCGGACGGACGACCAGGTCACCATCGACTCGGCTCTGGCTACGAAGAAATACAGCGTGGCCGTCAAGTGTGCCACAATCACGCCTGACGAGGCGAGAGTTGAAG AGTTTCATCTTAAGAAGATGTGGAAGAGTCCAAATGGCACCATCAGGAACATTTTGGGTGGCACGGTTTTCCGTGAGCCAATCCTGTGTAAAAACATTCCCCGCCTCGTTCCTGGCTGGACTCAGCCCATAACCATTGGCAGGCATGCCTTTGGAGATCag TACAGGGCAACAGACTTTGTTGTGGACAATCCTGGGAAGTTCAAAATGGTGTTCACTCCAGCGGACGGAAGTGACCCCCGGGAGTGGGAGGTCTATGACTTCCAGGCTGGAGGCTGTGGAATGGGAATGTACAACACCGATGAG TCTATCAGTGGCTTTGCTCACAGCTGCTTCCAGTACTCCATCCAGAAGAGATGGCCTCTGTATTTGAGCACCAAGAACACCATCCTCAAGGCCTATGACGGCCGTTTCAAAGACATCTTTGAGGACATatatgaaaa GTCGTACAAGCCCGAGTTTGACAAGCTGAAGATCTGGTACGAGCACCGACTCATTGACGACATGGTGGCCCAGGGTTTGAAGTCCAGCGGCGGATTTGTTTGGGCCTGCAAAAATTATGACGGCGACGTGCAGTCAGACATCCTGGCTCAGG GCTTTGGCTCTCTGggtctgatgacgtcagtgctgGTGTGTCCTGATGGCAAGACTATAGAGGCAGAAGCTGCTCACGGCACCGTCACCAGGCACTACCGAGATCACCAAATA ggCAAACCGACCAGTACCAATCCCATCGCTAGCATCTTTGCCTGGACTAGAGGACTAGAACACAGAGGAAAACTGGATGGaaacaaagatttaataaa GTTCTGTCAGACGTTAGAGAAGGTGTGTGTGGAAACGGTGGAGAGCGGAGTGATGACCAAAGACCTCGCAGGCTGCATCCACGGCTTGGCTAA TGTCAAGCTGAACGAACACTACGTCAACACAACTGACTTCCTGGATGCCATTAAAAACAACCTGGACAAAGCTCTGGCAAAGTAA